Proteins encoded in a region of the Mycteria americana isolate JAX WOST 10 ecotype Jacksonville Zoo and Gardens chromosome 9, USCA_MyAme_1.0, whole genome shotgun sequence genome:
- the NXPH2 gene encoding neurexophilin-2: MVHLQPLPLVVVQGVLQLVFCDANQVVQATDVLDWEDKDAAETLVDNVVHSRIMNPLRLFVKPSPVLKHGQVSYSDSIENFWDWLSNITEVQESLARTKRRPIVKTGKFKKMFGWGDFHSNIKTVKLNLLITGKIVDHGNGTFSVYFRHNSTGLGNVSVSLVPPSKVVEFESSPQSTLETKESKSFNCRIEYEKTDRAKKTALCNFDPSKICYQEQTQSHVSWLCSKPFKVICIYIAFYSVDYKLVQKVCPDYNYHSETPYLSSG, encoded by the coding sequence gttttttgtGACGCTAATCAAGTCGTACAAGCCACAGACGTGCTGGACTGGGAAGACAAggatgctgcagagacattggtcgACAACGTGGTCCATTCCAGGATCATGAATCCTTTACGCCTGTTTGTTAAGCCATCCCCAGTACTGAAACACGGCCAGGTGTCCTACTCGGACAGCATAGAAAACTTTTGGGATTGGTTGTCCAACATCACGGAGGTTCAGGAATCTCTCGCACGAACTAAACGCAGACCTATAGTAAAAACTGGGAAATTCAAGAAAATGTTTGGATGGGGCGACTTCCACTCTAACATCAAAACTGTTAAGCTGAACCTCCTGATCACAGGGAAAATCGTCGATCACGGCAATGGGACCTTCAGTGTTTATTTCCGACATAACTCTACAGGTCTGGGAAATGTTTCTGTAAGCCTGGTGCCACCTTCCAAGGTGGTTGAGTTCGAATCATCTCCACAGTCAACACTGGAGACCAAGGAATCCAAGTCCTTCAATTGCAGAATTGAGTATGAAAAAACTGACCGCGCTAAAAAAACTGCCTTGTGCAATTTCGACCCTTCAAAGATCTGCTATCAAGAGCAGACTCAAAGCCATGTCTCCTGGTTGTGTTCCAAACCATTTAAAGTTATCTGCATTTACATTGCTTTTTACAGCGTAGATTACAAACTGGTGCAAAAGGTCTGTCCTGATTATAACTACCATAGTGAGACTCCGTACTTGTCCTCTGGTTGA